Part of the Candidatus Palauibacter australiensis genome, GGCCAAGTGGTGCGCGTGCGTCCCGATGTCCCCCAGCGCGCCGGCCACCCCCGCCCGCGCCGGGTCCGTGCGCCACACCGCCTGCGGGTGTCCCGTCTCCTCGAGCGGCGTCGCCAGCCACCCCTGGAAGTACTCGAGTTGAACGCGGCGGATCTCCCCCAGCCTCCCGCCGCGCACGAGGTGGCGCGCGTCCTTGATCATCGGATAGCCGCCGTAGTTGTGCGTGAGGGCGAACACGCGATCTCCGGCCGCCACGAGCCGGCACAGCGCCTCCGCGTCCGCGAGTTCCGTCGTCAACGGCTTGTCGCACACCACGTGGAAGCCCGCCTCGAGGAAGGTCCGCGCCACGTCGAAATGGAGATGGTTCGGGGTGACGACGATTACGAAGTCCAGCCGGTCGTTTCCGGCGCGCGCCGCCTCGGCCTCCGCCAGCTCCGCGTAGCTGCCGTACACGCGCTCCGGGTCCAGTCCGATCTCGGCTCCCTTCGCCGCCGACCGCTCCGGGTCCGACGAGAAGGCGCCGGCCGCGATCTGCGCGAGGCCGTCGAGTTCCGCGGCCATCCGGTGCACGTCTCCGATGAAGGCGCCGGGTCCGCCCCCCACCATCCCGTAGCTGAGGCGTCGCCTCATCCGTCGCCCGACTCCCTCCCGATCCGAACGGCGCGGTATCCGCCAGCCCGCCGGTCGCGCGAGTAGAGGAATCCGAAGATGAGGATGAGCGCTCCCGTGAACGGAAGGATGTACCGGAACGAGACCCGTCCCCCGTAGTTGTCGGCCGGCCCGAGAATGGCGTTGGCTCGCTCCGCCAGCGCCTCATCCCCCCCGGAGTTGATGATCGCCCGCAGCGCGTTCGCCGTAACCGATTCCGGCAGCGCGCCATCCGGTCCCACGCCGGCGAGCGCCTCGCCCACCGCGTCGCCCGCCGCCGCCAGATCCGGGGCGGTGCTCTCGTCAGCCCCGGCGAAGGCCGTCGCCGCATCGGCGAACAGCGCCTGCGTCTCGACCGCCGGAAGCCGCTCGTGCCCCACTCCATCGGCGATCCTTCCCATCCACGGCGTCGTCCACAGCCCGACGACCGCCATCCCGGTCGCCCCCATCAGCCCCAGCCCGAGCGCCCCGGAACGCGGCACTCGCTCGGACACGAAGCCGAGCATCGTCGGCCAGAAGTAGCACACGCCGACCGCGAACACGGTGGCCGAGGCGAAGGCCATCGCCGTCGTCTCCGCGTAGCTGAGCCACAGCAGCCCCACCACGGACACCGCCGCGCTCGCCGCCAGCACCCCCGGCGGCGAGAGCCGTTCGACCGCGAATCCCGCCTTGTACCGGAGCACCGCCATCAGGCCGTTGATCCACGCCAGCACGAGGATCCCCGGAATCCCGCCCGCCTCCAGCACCGGCGGCACCCAGCGGTTCGGCCCCAGTTCCGTCGAGGCCGTGATCGCCATGCAGAACAGCATCAGGATCATGAGCGGCGTCGCGAACGTCGCCCTGAACATCTCCCACATGCCCACTCCCGCCTGAACGCCCTCCGTCGGCGGAAACTCCTCCCGCCACATCAGGTGGCCGTAGATGAGGGTGGGGATGAGGACGAGGCCGATCTTCAGTTGCCACGCGGTGAGCCCGACCGAG contains:
- a CDS encoding MFS transporter produces the protein MDTTSSSVRPKRLFLASCVSLIATSVTFAVVGAVMLTLKGEFTLTNYEVGLIGGAAIWGFAVSQVLFAPFCDTLGMRLLLRLAFACHLLGAIVLITAGGFWQAFAGALTLALGNGLVEAACNPLVAALYPDQKTVKLNQFHVWFPGGIVIGSVLAFGLDSVGLTAWQLKIGLVLIPTLIYGHLMWREEFPPTEGVQAGVGMWEMFRATFATPLMILMLFCMAITASTELGPNRWVPPVLEAGGIPGILVLAWINGLMAVLRYKAGFAVERLSPPGVLAASAAVSVVGLLWLSYAETTAMAFASATVFAVGVCYFWPTMLGFVSERVPRSGALGLGLMGATGMAVVGLWTTPWMGRIADGVGHERLPAVETQALFADAATAFAGADESTAPDLAAAGDAVGEALAGVGPDGALPESVTANALRAIINSGGDEALAERANAILGPADNYGGRVSFRYILPFTGALILIFGFLYSRDRRAGGYRAVRIGRESGDG
- a CDS encoding Gfo/Idh/MocA family oxidoreductase, with protein sequence MRRRLSYGMVGGGPGAFIGDVHRMAAELDGLAQIAAGAFSSDPERSAAKGAEIGLDPERVYGSYAELAEAEAARAGNDRLDFVIVVTPNHLHFDVARTFLEAGFHVVCDKPLTTELADAEALCRLVAAGDRVFALTHNYGGYPMIKDARHLVRGGRLGEIRRVQLEYFQGWLATPLEETGHPQAVWRTDPARAGVAGALGDIGTHAHHLARYVTGLEVEALCGELTTFVPGRRLEDDASLLLRWSGGVRGTLTVSQVAAGEENGLAIRVFGSEGSIAWRHDDAQTLWYRTPDGQARVRRPGHGWISPEAARASRVPPGHPEGFIEGFGNLYRNVISTIGALDGGRTPDGAEADFPSVWDGARGVHFLERAVESGRRGAWVDARYAPPREPPVEPEGHGESGERGARGESTR